GCGGACGATCTCCTCGCGGTCATCCGCCCGCTGCATCAGCTCGTTGCCGCACACGTCGCAGATTCCTATCCGGCGCGGCGGCTTGTTCGCGACGTGGTACCCGGCGCCGCACGTTCCGCAGAGGCGGCGACCGGTCAGGCGCGACAGCAGCTCCGTCTCGGGAAGCCTCAGGGCCAGGACCCGGTCGAGCCGCCTCCCCGACTTCTCGAGGAACTCCGACAGCCTTCGTGCCTGCGCGAGGTTCCTGGGATAGCCGTCCAGGAGAAAGCCCGCCGCGCACTCCGGATCCCGCAGGCGCTCTTCCACCATCTGCGCCACGAGATCGTCGGGGATCAGCTCCCCCCGTTCCATCATACCGCGCGCCGCGAGCCCCAGCGGCGTGCCCCGCTTCACCGCTTCCCGCAGCATGTCGCCGGCGGAAAGGTGGACGACCCCGATCCTCTCCCGGAGCCGTACCGCCTGGGTCCCTTTCCCGGCTCCTGGCGGGCCCATCAGGAGCAGGTTCACCCGCTACCCCCGCCGTCCCTTGATCCGCGCTCCCTTCAGGAACCCCTCGTAGTGCCGCATGATGAGCTGCGACTCGACCTGCTGGACCGTGTCCATGGCCACGCCCACGACGATCAAGAGGGACGTTCCGCCGAACACGAACTTGACGTTGAGCCCCTTCGACAGGAAGTCGGGAAGAATGTACTCCAGACCCGGTCCGATGAGAGGAATCGCCCCGACGTTGAACCCCGAGATCAGGATCGTCGGAAGCAGGGCGATCAGGGCCAGGTAAATCGAGCCGACGAAGGTCAGGCGCGTCAGGACGTTGTCGATAAACTCCGCGGTCCGCCGGCCGGGCCGGATCCCGGGAATGAAGCCGCCGAACTTCTGGAGATTGTCGGCCGTGTCCATCGGATTGAAGATGATCGAGACGTAGAAATAGCAGAAGAAGATGATGAACAGGAAATACAGCATGTGGTGCAGCGGCATCGAGAAGTCGAACTGGTGAATGAGGTCCCGCGCCCAGGGAGTCTTCTGGACCCAGGGAATCTGCCCCAGCGTCTGGAAGATGGAGAGGATCGACGAGGCGAAGATGACGGGAATCACCCCTCCGGTGTTCAG
The genomic region above belongs to Candidatus Polarisedimenticolia bacterium and contains:
- a CDS encoding adenylate kinase, translated to MNLLLMGPPGAGKGTQAVRLRERIGVVHLSAGDMLREAVKRGTPLGLAARGMMERGELIPDDLVAQMVEERLRDPECAAGFLLDGYPRNLAQARRLSEFLEKSGRRLDRVLALRLPETELLSRLTGRRLCGTCGAGYHVANKPPRRIGICDVCGNELMQRADDREEIVRERLRVYTTQTLPLLEFYRESGLLFEVDATGTPDEVFGRIAEALEEVPR